A section of the Carya illinoinensis cultivar Pawnee chromosome 12, C.illinoinensisPawnee_v1, whole genome shotgun sequence genome encodes:
- the LOC122289888 gene encoding probable E3 ubiquitin-protein ligase ZFP1: MGHRNMLCTNQMIGFGLDQNGQNYLRSEPCILFGANTNFAQPNIRSMVSASGNTANVDLQYVEHCESAMIYAMPQYNGMQHHHNPDLGIAPAANFYYSYMTPSSGGGEVPAPRSHGASGQLASSNNYGVMGVSADEHGSNNHFVDDIRGPCKRKYAEGTAGSFQHNDASSSSSSSVALLNSRHPDGISIPSVMDSSSFGLSQYRGVGTPSLMEVGPQNSLGNRSGATGMDSLMVPDHSHLVRGNYMGQPFQPAGALWLEQQLSSNSSDGGTSVWNQPPAMPHMHGSNANGGSVETRSMGAPRYHETASNRTSSGFQPPSPINHRHHNHQHPSPSMLGVRGQTINFHPQVAAASYRVPTNSLRSTPNPSQNSFEMGLRNLAAVPPTGLRIYHPHRGGFVPEATLRHRNLPHLRVLQADETAILDIPEFYQVGSLMDHHRDMRLDIEHMSYEDLLALGEQIGNVSTGLSEETVTSQLRTKTYLSSATVINLEEAASVDHEADSCIICQDEYKNQEKIGILDCGHDYHADCLKKWLLVKNVCPICKSEALTTGRRVV, from the exons ATGGGGCATAGAAATATGCTATGCACTAATCAGATGATTGGTTTTGGATTGGATCAAAATGGCCAGAATTATCTCCGTTCGGAGCCCTGCATCCTTTTCGGGGCCAATACAAATTTTGCACAACCTAATATCCGGAGTATGGTATCAGCTTCAGGGAACACggcaaatgttgacctccaatATGTAGAGCACTGTGAAAGTGCTATGATCTATGCGATGCCACAGTACAATGGGATGCAGCATCATCATAATCCTGATTTAGGTATCGCACCTGCTGCCAACTTTTATTATTCATACATGACACCTTCATCTGGTGGTGGGGAAGTACCTGCTCCCCGAAGTCATGGGGCCTCAGGTCAATTGGCATCTTCCAACAATTATGGAGTCATGGGAGTTTCTGCAGATGAGCATGGAAGCAACAATCATTTTGTGGATGACATCAGGGGTCCATGCAAGAGAAAATATGCTGAAGGAACTGCTGGGAGTTTTCAGCATAATGATGCCTCATCAAGCTCTAGTTCTTCAGTTGCCCTCTTGAATTCAAGGCATCCGGATGGTATATCCATACCATCTGTAATGGATTCATCATCTTTTGGCCTGTCTCAGTACAGAGGGGTCGGTACTCCATCACTCATGGAAGTAGGACCCCAGAATAGTTTGGGAAACAGATCAGGTGCTACTGGGATGGATTCTCTTATGGTGCCTGACCATAGTCATTTGGTTCGTGGAAATTATATGGGTCAGCCTTTTCAGCCAGCCGGTGCTCTCTGGTTGGAGCAACAGTTGAGCAGTAATTCCAGTGATGGAGGTACTTCTGTCTGGAACCAGCCTCCTGCAATGCCTCACATGCATG gGAGCAATGCCAATGGAGGTTCTGTGGAGACTCGCAGCATGGGTGCACCGAGATATCATGAGACAGCTAGCAACAGAACTTCATCTGGTTTCCAGCCTCCTTCCCCCATCAATCACCGGCACCACAATCATCAACATCCAAGCCCGTCAATGCTAGGTGTGAGAGGCCAGACTATTAACTTTCACCCTCAAGTAGCTGCAGCTTCATATAGAGTTCCTACAAATTCTTTACGCAGCACTCCGAATCCTTCTCAAAATAGTTTTGAGATGGGTTTAAGGAATTTGGCAGCTGTTCCACCAACTGGGCTTCGGATATACCATCCTCACAGAGGGGGGTTCGTGCCTGAGGCAACTCTTAGACATCGCAACCTGCCACACTTGAGAGTTCTGCAGGCTGat GAAACTGCCATACTAGATATTCCAGAATTTTATCAAGTGGGGAGTTTGATGGACCATCATAGAGACATGAGGTTGGATATAGAGCACATGTCTTATGAG GACCTTCTTGCATTGGGGGAGCAGATTGGGAATGTAAGCACTGGGTTGTCGGAGGAAACTGTCACAAGTCAATTGAGGACAAAAACCTATCTATCATCTGCTACTGTTATTAATCTGGAGGAAGCAGCTTCTGTGGATCATGAAGCTGATTCTTGCATTATATGCCAG GATGAATATAAGAACCAAGAGAAAATTGGAATTCTTGATTGTGGGCACGATTATCATGCGGATTGCTTAAAGAAGTGGCTGCTTGTGAAGAATGTCTGCCCCATCTGCAAATCTGAGGCCTTGACCACAGGAAGGAGGGTTGTATAG
- the LOC122288870 gene encoding transcription elongation factor 1 homolog isoform X2 has translation MGKRKSKAKPPPKKRMDKLDTVFSCPFCNHGTSVECRIDMKNLIGEASCGICQESFSTTVTALTEPIDIYSEWIDECERVNNLEDDGA, from the exons ATGGGGAAAAGGAAGTCAAAGGCTAAGCCACCCCCAAAGAAGCGAATGGACAAGCTTGATACCGTCTTCAGCTGCCCCTTTTGCAACCATGGAACAAGTGTTGAATGCCGAAT TGATATGAAGAACTTGATTGGTGAGGCTTCTTGTGGGATCTGCCAAGAGAGTTTCAGCACCACCGTAACAG CTTTGACTGAACCCATAGACAT ATATAGTGAATGGATTGACGAATGTGAGCGGGTCAACAACCTCGAAGATGATGGTGCTTAG
- the LOC122288870 gene encoding transcription elongation factor 1 homolog isoform X1 produces MGKRKSKAKPPPKKRMDKLDTVFSCPFCNHGTSVECRIDMKNLIGEASCGICQESFSTTVTALTEPIDIYSEWIDECERVNNQLEHDGATRKRLRRS; encoded by the exons ATGGGGAAAAGGAAGTCAAAGGCTAAGCCACCCCCAAAGAAGCGAATGGACAAGCTTGATACCGTCTTCAGCTGCCCCTTTTGCAACCATGGAACAAGTGTTGAATGCCGAAT TGATATGAAGAACTTGATTGGTGAGGCTTCTTGTGGGATCTGCCAAGAGAGTTTCAGCACCACCGTAACAG CTTTAACTGAACCCATAGACAT ATATAGTGAATGGATTGATGAATGCGAGCGGGTCAACAACCAGCTCGAACATGATGGTGCAACTAGGAAGCGGCTTAGACGTTCATAA